The bacterium genome includes the window CGGGCGTTAAGGCGATGTACTGGCCGACGACGGCCACGATGTCGGTGGCCTCGCGGACGCGCTCGACGTCGCCGTAACCTCTCTCGGCCGCCATGCTATTCCTCGCGTTCCTGTATGCGCCTTATCGCGGTCGCGCCGCCGGCCTCGGGGTCGACCGAAATGACCACCGCGGAGAGGACCCCCGCGCCTCGCGCCGGCTTGAAGCGCGCCGGCATCCGCGATATGAATCGCCTTAAAACCGGCCCGGCCTCGGTCCCGATTATGCCGCCGGTGGGGCCGGTCATGCCGACGTCGGTTATGTACGCCGTACCCTCCGGCGATACGCGCTCGTCGGCGGTCTGGACGTGGGTGTGGGTTCCGACCAGAGCCGTGACGCGGCCGTCGAGGTAATGCGCCATAGCCTCCTTCTCGGAGGTGGCCTCGGCGTGGAAGTCCACCACGACGACCTTCGCGCGGTTCGCCAAGACGTCGAGCGCCGCGTCCAGCGCGCGGAAGGGACAATCCAACGCGTCCATGAAGACGCGGCCCTGGGCGTTTATTACGACCACCTTATGCCCCTCGGGCGTCGTCGCGACCAACCAACCGCGCCCCGGCACGCCGGGGGGATAGTTGAGAGGCCGCAGCAGCGTCGGCATCTCGTCCATCGCGTCGGCGGCCTCGCGGTGCGCGAAGATGTGGTTGCCGGAGGTGGCGACGTCGACGCCGGCCCGGGTAATCTGCGCCACGGTCTCGGGCGTGACGCCGGCGCCGCCGGCGACGTTCTCGACGTTGGCAATGACGAGCGAGGCGCCGTACTCTTCCTTCAGCGCCGCGGCGCGCTCGCTCACGAGCCGCCGCCCGGGGGCGCCGACTACATCTCCGATAAAAAGTATTTCCACTGCGGGGTCTTTCCAGGCGGCCCGGCGAACGGGGGGATTTGCGCGTAGGCCGGCCGCACCCCCTATATAACATAACGGCGCGCGGTTTAACAGATGAAATTCGGCGGCGCCCTAAGCGACCCGAAAGCATCCCGGGAAATACGCTTGGCCCCTCGAGTGAACCCGTCCGCGCAACTTTAAACGCAATTAACCGCCTCTGCGCAATTGACCCGCGCCTTTTCGCTGGGAAAATAAAGCCGGCGCCCCGCGGCGCGTGTAACCCTTCCGGGCGCGCCGACACGCGATGAAGGTCGTAACGTTCAGACGCAGCGCCCACATGGGGCGCACGACGATAGCCCCGGGCGAGCCGGTCCTCCTCCCGGACCGTGCCGTCGCAAAGCTCCTGGCCGCCTACGGCGACGCCGTCGACGTCGCCGGCGTCGACGGTCACTACAACAAATACGAGGGCCAGCCGCTGGACGGCCGCTCGCTGTTGCTGGTGCGGAACGGCGGCTTCGGCGACCTGCTCTTTCTCACGCCGCTGCTCCGCTACCTGGACCGGAGATATCGACACGCCGGCCTGGCCGTCGCCTGCGGCCGCCGATACCACGGCGTCCTACTGCGCAACCCGCACGTCCGGCGGATATTCACGTACCCGGTCCGGCTCAAGGACCTCGTCGCGTACGACTACCAACTTTTCTACGAGGGGACGCTCGAGACGAGCGAAGACGCCGGCCTTCACGCCGTCGACCTGATGGCGCGGCACGCCGGCGTCGCCGACGTGGGGGACCGGCGGCTGGTGTACGACGTCGAGCCGGCGCTCGCCCGCAAGGCCAAGAACATTTTACGCCACGAGCTGAGGGTCAAGGAGGGCGACGCGACGGTGGGCCTTCACCTCCGCGCCTCCTCCCCCATCAGGACGTACCCGCTCGAGAGCAGTCTGCTCGTGGCC containing:
- a CDS encoding glycosyltransferase family 9 protein; the encoded protein is MKVVTFRRSAHMGRTTIAPGEPVLLPDRAVAKLLAAYGDAVDVAGVDGHYNKYEGQPLDGRSLLLVRNGGFGDLLFLTPLLRYLDRRYRHAGLAVACGRRYHGVLLRNPHVRRIFTYPVRLKDLVAYDYQLFYEGTLETSEDAGLHAVDLMARHAGVADVGDRRLVYDVEPALARKAKNILRHELRVKEGDATVGLHLRASSPIRTYPLESSLLVAATLGAAGARVFLLGAEGDWDKTVGRRLPPSVEFKNVDNLCGRFRTIDHTAAFLSRLDLLIGPDSSLVHFAGALDVPTVALYGPFPGAVRTKYYPRCITLEGRYAARPGLEECAPCFKHGPYPCPKAGEDRASPCLRNLEPEAVVRAALGLITKGRKG
- a CDS encoding TIGR00282 family metallophosphoesterase, encoding MEILFIGDVVGAPGRRLVSERAAALKEEYGASLVIANVENVAGGAGVTPETVAQITRAGVDVATSGNHIFAHREAADAMDEMPTLLRPLNYPPGVPGRGWLVATTPEGHKVVVINAQGRVFMDALDCPFRALDAALDVLANRAKVVVVDFHAEATSEKEAMAHYLDGRVTALVGTHTHVQTADERVSPEGTAYITDVGMTGPTGGIIGTEAGPVLRRFISRMPARFKPARGAGVLSAVVISVDPEAGGATAIRRIQEREE